A part of Arthrobacter dokdonellae genomic DNA contains:
- a CDS encoding peptidylprolyl isomerase, which produces MVNSKKDGREAKARMARMAANQQMHREQLARRKRDNIIAAAAMAIAIAVAVVLALTVFTGPKNDAAATDTPAASPSASPTSSTPAGTNSPTVPKAATAAGKTFTGTLTLNGQPMGVQVDGTKAPQAAAVFKSLADSGFFKGKTCHRLTDSANFALLQCGSLKGDGNGDPNYQWGPVENSPANGLYPAGSIAVARGSSTYSNGTQFFITYKDTTLPQTDGGYTLMGKVTSGLDVITKIAAGGITPGAGGATDGAPKTKVTIDSFTLK; this is translated from the coding sequence TTGGTTAACAGCAAAAAGGACGGCCGGGAGGCCAAGGCACGGATGGCCCGGATGGCGGCCAACCAGCAGATGCACCGGGAGCAGCTCGCCCGCCGCAAGCGCGACAACATCATTGCCGCCGCCGCCATGGCCATCGCCATCGCCGTCGCCGTGGTCCTGGCCTTGACAGTGTTCACCGGCCCGAAGAACGACGCCGCTGCCACGGACACGCCCGCCGCATCCCCCAGTGCGTCCCCCACCTCCAGCACACCCGCCGGGACGAACAGCCCCACGGTTCCCAAGGCCGCCACCGCCGCGGGCAAGACGTTCACGGGAACCCTCACGCTCAACGGCCAGCCCATGGGCGTCCAAGTTGACGGCACCAAGGCTCCCCAAGCGGCCGCCGTCTTCAAATCGCTGGCGGACAGCGGCTTCTTTAAGGGAAAGACCTGCCACCGGCTGACGGATTCGGCGAACTTCGCGCTGCTGCAGTGCGGCTCGCTCAAGGGCGACGGCAATGGCGACCCCAACTATCAGTGGGGCCCGGTGGAGAACTCCCCCGCCAACGGCCTTTACCCCGCGGGCAGCATCGCCGTGGCCCGCGGCTCCAGCACCTACAGCAATGGGACGCAGTTCTTCATCACTTACAAAGACACCACGCTGCCACAGACCGACGGCGGCTACACCCTGATGGGGAAGGTCACCAGCGGCCTTGATGTCATCACCAAGATCGCTGCCGGCGGCATCACGCCCGGCGCGGGCGGCGCCACGGACGG